A stretch of the Capsicum annuum cultivar UCD-10X-F1 chromosome 8, UCD10Xv1.1, whole genome shotgun sequence genome encodes the following:
- the LOC107840341 gene encoding 3-hydroxyisobutyryl-CoA hydrolase 1 isoform X4 encodes MIILKGHGRAFCAGGDVSPIFHNARQGNWKFGANFLQKEYTLNYVMATYSKPQVSILNGIVMGGGAGASIHGRFRVATEKSVFAMPETAMGYFPDVGASYFLSRLPGFVGEYAGLTSSRLDGADMLASGLATHFVSSDKLPLLEQALVKVDTSDPDAISAIISHFSHIPKLKEESHYHRMKIINRCFSRGTIEEIIFTLESEALDKKDNWISSTIQLLKKASPTSLKISLRLIREGRLQGVGSCLVRESRIAYHMLRGEFTKDCFEGFGAILIDKDRNPKWEPSSLELISDDDVDRYFSKIDDEDWEDLKLPPRSNLPPYAIAKL; translated from the exons ATGATAATATTAAAG GGACACGGAAGGGCTTTTTGTGCTGGTGGTGATGTTTCACCTATTTTTCATAATGCTCGCCAGG GTAACTGGAAATTCGGTGCTAATTTTCTCCAAAAGGAGTACACCTTGAACTATGTGATGGCAACGTATAGCAAACCCCAG GTTTCCATCCTTAATGGAATTGTCATGGGAGGCGGAGCTGGTGCTTCTATACATGGTAGATTTCGAGTGGCAACAGAAAAGTCG GTATTTGCTATGCCTGAAACAGCTATGGGATACTTTCCCGATGTAGGTGCCTCTTACTTTTTGTCAAGACTTCCAGGATTCGTTG GGGAATATGCTGGTCTTACTAGTTCTAGGTTGGATGGAGCTGACATGCTTGCTTCTGGTCTTGCAACCCACTTTGTATCATCAGAT AAATTGCCACTTTTGGAACAAGCACTAGTAAAAGTCGATACAAGTGATCCCGATGCTATATCTGCTATCATAAGTCACTTCTCCCACATACCaaagttgaaagaagaaagtCATTATCACAG GATGAAGATTATTAATCGCTGTTTCTCTCGAGGGACAATTGAAGAAATCATATTTACTCTT GAAAGTGAGGCTTTGGACAAGAAGGATAACTGGATCTCTTCAACCATTCAATTGCTGAAGAAAGCATCCCCGACAAGTCTTAAAATTTCCTTGAGATTA ATCAGAGAAGGGAGGCTGCAAGGTGTTGGTAGTTGCCTTGTTCGTGAGTCTAGGATAGCTTATCATATGTTGAGGGGAGAATTTACCAAGGATTGTTTTGAG GGATTCGGAGCCATACTCATCGACAAGGATAGAAATCCTAAG TGGGAGCCCTCCAGTCTGGAACTAATtagtgatgatgatgttgatcgttacttctccaagatagatgaCGAAGACTGGGAAGACCTAAAGCTGCCTCCAAGATCAAACTTGCCTCCATATGCAATTGCCAAGCTGTAA
- the LOC107840341 gene encoding 3-hydroxyisobutyryl-CoA hydrolase 1 isoform X2 produces MFKTTRLKDILISQLTELFYASEEDSNVKMIILKGHGRAFCAGGDVSPIFHNARQGNWKFGANFLQKEYTLNYVMATYSKPQVSILNGIVMGGGAGASIHGRFRVATEKSVFAMPETAMGYFPDVGASYFLSRLPGFVGEYAGLTSSRLDGADMLASGLATHFVSSDKLPLLEQALVKVDTSDPDAISAIISHFSHIPKLKEESHYHRMKIINRCFSRGTIEEIIFTLESEALDKKDNWISSTIQLLKKASPTSLKISLRLIREGRLQGVGSCLVRESRIAYHMLRGEFTKDCFEGFGAILIDKDRNPKWEPSSLELISDDDVDRYFSKIDDEDWEDLKLPPRSNLPPYAIAKL; encoded by the exons ATGTTcaaaaccacaagattaaaggacattttg ATATCTCAGCTGACGGAACTTTTCTATGCCAGTGAAGAAGATTCTAATGTGAAGATGATAATATTAAAG GGACACGGAAGGGCTTTTTGTGCTGGTGGTGATGTTTCACCTATTTTTCATAATGCTCGCCAGG GTAACTGGAAATTCGGTGCTAATTTTCTCCAAAAGGAGTACACCTTGAACTATGTGATGGCAACGTATAGCAAACCCCAG GTTTCCATCCTTAATGGAATTGTCATGGGAGGCGGAGCTGGTGCTTCTATACATGGTAGATTTCGAGTGGCAACAGAAAAGTCG GTATTTGCTATGCCTGAAACAGCTATGGGATACTTTCCCGATGTAGGTGCCTCTTACTTTTTGTCAAGACTTCCAGGATTCGTTG GGGAATATGCTGGTCTTACTAGTTCTAGGTTGGATGGAGCTGACATGCTTGCTTCTGGTCTTGCAACCCACTTTGTATCATCAGAT AAATTGCCACTTTTGGAACAAGCACTAGTAAAAGTCGATACAAGTGATCCCGATGCTATATCTGCTATCATAAGTCACTTCTCCCACATACCaaagttgaaagaagaaagtCATTATCACAG GATGAAGATTATTAATCGCTGTTTCTCTCGAGGGACAATTGAAGAAATCATATTTACTCTT GAAAGTGAGGCTTTGGACAAGAAGGATAACTGGATCTCTTCAACCATTCAATTGCTGAAGAAAGCATCCCCGACAAGTCTTAAAATTTCCTTGAGATTA ATCAGAGAAGGGAGGCTGCAAGGTGTTGGTAGTTGCCTTGTTCGTGAGTCTAGGATAGCTTATCATATGTTGAGGGGAGAATTTACCAAGGATTGTTTTGAG GGATTCGGAGCCATACTCATCGACAAGGATAGAAATCCTAAG TGGGAGCCCTCCAGTCTGGAACTAATtagtgatgatgatgttgatcgttacttctccaagatagatgaCGAAGACTGGGAAGACCTAAAGCTGCCTCCAAGATCAAACTTGCCTCCATATGCAATTGCCAAGCTGTAA
- the LOC107840341 gene encoding 3-hydroxyisobutyryl-CoA hydrolase 1 isoform X3: MISQLTELFYASEEDSNVKMIILKGHGRAFCAGGDVSPIFHNARQGNWKFGANFLQKEYTLNYVMATYSKPQVSILNGIVMGGGAGASIHGRFRVATEKSVFAMPETAMGYFPDVGASYFLSRLPGFVGEYAGLTSSRLDGADMLASGLATHFVSSDKLPLLEQALVKVDTSDPDAISAIISHFSHIPKLKEESHYHRMKIINRCFSRGTIEEIIFTLESEALDKKDNWISSTIQLLKKASPTSLKISLRLIREGRLQGVGSCLVRESRIAYHMLRGEFTKDCFEGFGAILIDKDRNPKWEPSSLELISDDDVDRYFSKIDDEDWEDLKLPPRSNLPPYAIAKL; this comes from the exons ATG ATATCTCAGCTGACGGAACTTTTCTATGCCAGTGAAGAAGATTCTAATGTGAAGATGATAATATTAAAG GGACACGGAAGGGCTTTTTGTGCTGGTGGTGATGTTTCACCTATTTTTCATAATGCTCGCCAGG GTAACTGGAAATTCGGTGCTAATTTTCTCCAAAAGGAGTACACCTTGAACTATGTGATGGCAACGTATAGCAAACCCCAG GTTTCCATCCTTAATGGAATTGTCATGGGAGGCGGAGCTGGTGCTTCTATACATGGTAGATTTCGAGTGGCAACAGAAAAGTCG GTATTTGCTATGCCTGAAACAGCTATGGGATACTTTCCCGATGTAGGTGCCTCTTACTTTTTGTCAAGACTTCCAGGATTCGTTG GGGAATATGCTGGTCTTACTAGTTCTAGGTTGGATGGAGCTGACATGCTTGCTTCTGGTCTTGCAACCCACTTTGTATCATCAGAT AAATTGCCACTTTTGGAACAAGCACTAGTAAAAGTCGATACAAGTGATCCCGATGCTATATCTGCTATCATAAGTCACTTCTCCCACATACCaaagttgaaagaagaaagtCATTATCACAG GATGAAGATTATTAATCGCTGTTTCTCTCGAGGGACAATTGAAGAAATCATATTTACTCTT GAAAGTGAGGCTTTGGACAAGAAGGATAACTGGATCTCTTCAACCATTCAATTGCTGAAGAAAGCATCCCCGACAAGTCTTAAAATTTCCTTGAGATTA ATCAGAGAAGGGAGGCTGCAAGGTGTTGGTAGTTGCCTTGTTCGTGAGTCTAGGATAGCTTATCATATGTTGAGGGGAGAATTTACCAAGGATTGTTTTGAG GGATTCGGAGCCATACTCATCGACAAGGATAGAAATCCTAAG TGGGAGCCCTCCAGTCTGGAACTAATtagtgatgatgatgttgatcgttacttctccaagatagatgaCGAAGACTGGGAAGACCTAAAGCTGCCTCCAAGATCAAACTTGCCTCCATATGCAATTGCCAAGCTGTAA
- the LOC107840342 gene encoding methyl jasmonate esterase 1: MEKDKKHFVLVHTVGHGAWSWYKIVALMKSSGHHVTALDLGASGINPKQAFEIPHVSDYLSPLMEFMASLPADKKVVLVGHSAGGLAISKAMETFPEKVSVAVFLNALMPGPNIDASSVYGEAFSAITSQLDNRVTYDNGPTNPPVTVILGPKFLAANVYQLSPIEDLALATTLVRPFYSYRVEDISKEIVLTSKRYGFVTRVFIVGGESKAMKKEFVQLMIEKNPPDEVEEIQGSDHVTMMSRPQQLFTTLLSIANKYS; the protein is encoded by the exons ATGGAGAAAGACAAGAAGCACTTCGTGCTAGTTCATACAGTAGGTCATGGAGCCTGGTCCTGGTACAAGATTGTGGcgttaatgaaatcttcagggcATCATGTCACAGCTCTTGACTTGGGCGCTTCAGGAATCAACCCGAAACAGGCCTTTGAAATCCCACATGTTTCTGATTACTTGAGTCCGCTAATGGAGTTCATGGCTTCACTTCCTGCTGATAAGAAAGTAGTTCTTGTAGGTCATAGCGCTGGTGGACTCGCCATTTCTAAAGCCATGGAAACCTTCCCAGAAAAGGTTTCAGTTGCTGTATTCCTTAATGCTCTAATGCCTGGTCCAAATATCGATGCAAGCAGCGTCTACGGTGAG GCATTCAGTGCAATAACATCTCAACTTGATAATCGTGTTACATACGATAATGGACCTACAAATCCTCCAGTGACCGTCATCCTTGGTCCAAAGTTCTTGGCAGCTAATGTTTACCAGCTGAGCCCGATTGAG GATTTGGCGCTGGCCACAACACTAGTAAGGCCATTTTATTCATACCGTGTGGAAGATATTTCAAAGGAAATAGTTCTTACAAGCAAAAGGTATGGATTCGTTACGCGAGTGTTCATTGTTGGTGGTGAAAGTAAAGCTATGAAAAAGGAATTTGTACAGTTGATGATTGAAAAGAATCCACCAGATGAAGTGGAAGAGATCCAGGGCTCTGACCATGTCACCATGATGTCCAGGCCTCAACAACTTTTTACTACTCTTTTGAGCATTGCCAACAAGTATAGCTGA